The Prosthecobacter sp. SYSU 5D2 nucleotide sequence GGGCATGAGATCCACGAGGTGCGTGACGTAGTGGGCGAGGCCGCCTGCCGGGATGTGGCCGGGCCAGCGGGCGATCATGGGGGTGGAGATGCCGCCTTCATAGGTCCAGGTTTTGAACCGGCGGAAGGGCGACGACTGCACGTAGGCCCAGCCGGTGCCGCCGAGGATGTAGGAATCTTTGTCGCCCACGGGTTTACCATTTAGAAAGGCTTCGTGGGCGGTTTTCGAGGACTGGCTGCCGCAGCCGCCGTTGTCGGAGAAAAACAGCACGAGGGTGTTTTCATCCGCTCCGCTGTCCTTTAACGCCTGCATGACGCGGCCGATGCCCTGGTCCATGCAGTCCACCATGGCGGCGTACACTTCCATTTTGGCCGCCTCCCAGGCTGAGTCGGTGGATTCCCAGGGGGGCGGTGACACATCATAGCGTGAATCGCCCAGCTTGGGGTCCGGCTCTGGCAGGCCCCATTTTTTGGAGATGAGGCCGAGTTCGCGGAGCTTTTGATACCTGGAAGTCCGCAAGGCGGTGTAGCCGGCCTCGTACTTGCCTTTGTATTTGGCGATGTCCGCCGGTTTGGCCTGCAAGGGATAATGCGGGGCGGTGAAGGCCAGGTGCAGGAAGAAGGGTTTGTCCGGATTCTTCCCCAGCTCACGAATCTGCGCCACGGCGTGATCCGCAAAGGCATCCGTGGCATAGTAATCTGCGGGCACTTCTTTCACGGGCTGGTCATTGTGAACGAAGGGCTGCGGCGGTCCGCTGTGCTTCATGCCGGGCGGGTCCGGCTGGTTGGGGTTGAAGTAATTTACCGCGCCGATCATGACGCCGTAATATTCCTCAAAACCCCGGTCGATGGGCCGCGTGGGATGTCCGCCCAGGTGCCACTTGCCGCTCATGGCGGTGGCGTATCCGGCCGACTTCAGCAGCTCGGCCGCCGTGACCATGTTGTCCTGGAGATAGCCGCCTTTGCCGGAACGCGGATGCAGGCCGGTGAGCATGGCCGCCCGGGAGGCATTGCAGACGGCGCAATTGTAAAACTGGGTGAAGCGCATTCCCTCCGCCGCCAGCCGGTCCAGGTTCGGCGTGCTGATCTCACCTCCATAACAGCCGAGATCGGAAAAGCCCAGGTCATCGGCGACGATCAATACAATGTTAGGCCGCCTGGCCTCCGCGGCACCCATCGCAGACATGGCGGTCACGAGGCATAACATAAAGGAAAGCATTTTCATCGCGGAGCAAACTTCAGCTTTTGACCACGTAGTAACGTCCTTCCGCAGCGCCTTGTTTCGGCCAGCCTCCCACCGCAGCTTTATGAAATCCGTCCTCCTTATCCTCGCATTGGCCTGTCTTTCAC carries:
- a CDS encoding arylsulfatase yields the protein MLCLVTAMSAMGAAEARRPNIVLIVADDLGFSDLGCYGGEISTPNLDRLAAEGMRFTQFYNCAVCNASRAAMLTGLHPRSGKGGYLQDNMVTAAELLKSAGYATAMSGKWHLGGHPTRPIDRGFEEYYGVMIGAVNYFNPNQPDPPGMKHSGPPQPFVHNDQPVKEVPADYYATDAFADHAVAQIRELGKNPDKPFFLHLAFTAPHYPLQAKPADIAKYKGKYEAGYTALRTSRYQKLRELGLISKKWGLPEPDPKLGDSRYDVSPPPWESTDSAWEAAKMEVYAAMVDCMDQGIGRVMQALKDSGADENTLVLFFSDNGGCGSQSSKTAHEAFLNGKPVGDKDSYILGGTGWAYVQSSPFRRFKTWTYEGGISTPMIARWPGHIPAGGLAHYVTHLVDLMPTFVEITGAEYPATHRGQPLIPLEGHSLLPIWQGQGVQEPRRLGWALYGSRAYRHGRWKIVWGVTAKKWELFDMVEDRTEMHDVAAKNPQVVARLAREWRAWADRCELPQ